In the Bernardetia sp. genome, one interval contains:
- a CDS encoding prohibitin family protein has product MSSSRNKSSVSPKTVFIGLGTFIVIIVAVVFLFRTFVVVDSGKVGVVANFGAVQETLLPEGMHAVNPFVSTVIQLDVRVQKMEADASASSRDLQPVTSKVALNFFLSKEKANIIYRDLGLNYKKTIIEPVIQESIKSAAARYTAEELITKRPQVKDDVYEYIKKRLAQNNIIVTDFSIVDFNFSKEFNSAIELKQIAEQKALTAKNDLERIRTEGEQERVRAQAQADAQKLLVQSLDDELLRLKAIEKWDGKLPVISGGGETFVDIADIMKSSK; this is encoded by the coding sequence ATGAGTAGTTCAAGAAATAAATCTTCCGTATCACCAAAAACAGTTTTTATTGGGTTAGGTACTTTTATAGTCATCATTGTTGCAGTCGTATTTTTATTCAGAACATTTGTTGTAGTTGATTCTGGAAAAGTCGGAGTAGTAGCTAACTTTGGAGCTGTTCAAGAAACTCTACTCCCAGAGGGAATGCACGCTGTCAATCCATTTGTTTCAACCGTTATTCAACTTGATGTGCGTGTTCAGAAAATGGAAGCCGATGCTTCAGCTTCTTCAAGAGACTTGCAGCCTGTTACTTCGAAAGTGGCTCTCAACTTCTTTTTATCTAAAGAAAAAGCAAATATTATTTATAGAGATTTGGGACTCAACTATAAAAAAACGATTATAGAACCTGTCATTCAAGAATCTATTAAGTCGGCTGCTGCTCGCTATACAGCCGAAGAACTCATTACAAAACGTCCACAGGTAAAAGATGATGTATATGAATATATAAAGAAACGACTGGCTCAAAATAATATCATTGTTACAGACTTTTCTATTGTAGATTTTAATTTCTCAAAAGAATTTAACTCTGCCATCGAACTCAAGCAAATTGCAGAACAAAAAGCACTTACTGCCAAAAATGATTTGGAGCGTATCCGTACAGAAGGCGAGCAAGAAAGAGTTAGGGCGCAAGCACAAGCCGACGCACAAAAATTATTAGTTCAATCTTTAGATGATGAACTTTTGAGATTAAAAGCCATTGAAAAGTGGGACGGCAAACTACCTGTTATTTCTGGAGGTGGCGAAACTTTTGTCGATATTGCTGATATTATGAAATCTAGCAAATAA